Below is a genomic region from Solanum stenotomum isolate F172 unplaced genomic scaffold, ASM1918654v1 scaffold37140, whole genome shotgun sequence.
TAATCACccttttttttagaatatatatattctttaggAAAACAGGCCTATGTATTTtgtcaacaaaaaataaaaataaaaatataattgtagAATAAAATCCTAATAGTTAGGCCTATTTTTATACTCTTTACATCACtcattcataaaaatatattgactATTCTTACTTTTTTGAATCAAAcattgctaaaaaaaaaatattttatcttttaacacgccatttcaaattttagatatgccaacaggttcaaatacaaggtacatacatatatatgtcatacaTATAAAggtatatattctatattttctcCACATTACCTAGTATTATCTACTATCTCTTttactaatattatttatttatttttataatttataaatttctaCACTTGAATATACATATCATTTTACTACATCTCATTTTCACAAATGTCAATTTATCTCTACACGTAAATGAAATAATAAacaatcacaatttttttttaaaaataaacaacttACATGTATATGCTATCTTTatattaaacataaattttagATCGCAAACTCTATCTAATATTCTAACATTtggtataattattatttattttaattcttaggaaattcaaattacacatcgcatattactatatatttacACTCCActactatcttattttatttttcacgtCTTGATGAAAtgacatattttcataaattcaacaTCTATATATTTCTTAGGAAAACTTTACTATGATAcacctatattttttttaaaacataaaaaattaacataCTTTTAAGTAcatctatttatttattcatttatttttacatgataaaatactactattaaatctattttataatgcatatatatgtcgtatattatattttattcttttcttaaactaacCAATTAACTTATCATGGatttttttaaagcaaataaataaacaagtttttctaatcatattttcctaaattgagtttaaggactatctttggataggctctgaggggtgcttaacaccttccccttGAGTAACCAAAACCCTTACTCAGAATCTCACTGGTTTCGCAAATCTAAACAGAGTTTACagttacatatttaaaaatggttttcctaatattttccttaaaatttaggtggcgactctataacaaacaaaacaatattttccaaaatcagAGTATCAAccatattatgttgtgaactgtttcgGCCGGTTCGAAATAAGGTGCGACAACGTGGCGACTCCGCTGGGGAATTATTTTGGTTTTAACCTTAgaaaaactcaatttaggaCCAATATTTGTGATTACGTGTTTATTTTTTAGCTTGTTATTGATATATTGCTTTGATTGAAAGGTCACAAGTGAAATCCAAGCTTGTGTTCCTTATTTGTTTTAAGACACTACTTGTTACTGCTTTCCCTACATTGTCAGTTGCACATTTCTATCGAGTCTTGGCCGTACACGCACACACTGTACACGCGAGGGGTGTTCCTGCACTCCTCCGAAACTCTCTTTGGATTCCTTAGTTTCAGAGTTGGTGCAGTTAAGATAGTGCACCTTCTCGCAATTATTCAGTTCTACTCTCAATCATCTAGGAACATATTCTTACTCTTAGAATAGGTCATGTTACATAGCCTTAGGCAAGACAATATACGGTATTGTCATTGCATTTAGGAAACCACCCAAATGTCAATGAGTTTCTTCTTTAAAACTCGAGACATAAACTTTGtgtgaaattgatataaattatcCAAACTTAAACACTTAACAGATTTGGAGCAAATAAACTCATTACACCCTTTACCTCTTTTCAGATGAACCTCAACCAAGACTTACCGGATATCCAAATGGTCGTTTCAGCGCCCAACATACTACAAAATTGGTGGCAAAATATCCATGGGATACACGGGGCAGAGATTCAAGGGCATTTAGGAGCATTATTATCGCTTCTGGGGACACAATGCGATAAAATCTTTGTCACTCAGCTAATGGGGTTTTGGGAACCGAGCACCGTAACTTTCAAATTCCTGGATTTTGAGGTCACTCCAACACTAGAGGAGATCAGTAGTCTTATTGAACTGCCGATTAGAGGGAGGCTGCCGGTGATCCCCTCAACTATTTGTACAGGTGACTTCCTAAGTGTCTTGGATCTGCACATATTTCGGTCATTGAGATATGTGGACGGCGGGCACGTCGAGTTGGACTATCTCTTTCAGAGGTTTGCGCATTCGGAAGGTTACTATGAATATCAGCGTGAATTTGAATGCACTCACGAAGCATGGGAGCATATGAGGCCAAGAGTATTCGTTATGGCTTTCTTAGGAGTTATGGTGTTCCCGATAAAGTCCAATTCTATCTACATCAACATATTGCCGATGGTTATAAGCATCTTCAACGATCCACAAAGATTTACTTTGGTGCCTATGATCCTCGCCGAAATTCTTCGTTCAATGACAGCCTGCATTAGAGGGCACAATTTCTTCGAAGGATGCAGTATGTTACTACAGATTTGGGCAAGGGAACATTTCTATCGACGTGATCCCCAAATGGACTACTACATAGGTGCTCTTAACAAGATCGAAAGCCACGAAGATCGTCTCCAAAATTGGGTGGGTGCGCCGATAGGAAGGGAAGAATGACGCACATTTTTGAACAACCTCACAGGAGACGCCATCCAATGGAAGTTCTCTTGGGTAACAGGATTGGCATTTGCAAGGACTCGGTACTTTTTCTTTATCGAGTTAATCGGGCTCAGAGGCATCCAACCATATGCACCTATTCGGGTTATGCGGCAATTTGGAGTTATCCAAGACATTCCGCTGTGGTCAATAATGGGATCACATGAAAATGCATTTACTTCAGTCTCGCTGGAACGGATAATAAATATGCAAGCCGAGTGGGAATCTATAATCGATTTAGAAATAGGAGAAGAAAGCTGGTGTACGCCAGAGTATTACGCTTGGCGGAATACAGTGAGTCATATGGCTCGTCCAAGCGCACATGGACATTGGGGGTTTGTAGACAGACAACAAGTTGATTGGATTAGAGAATCGGTGCTTCTTCGCATGGGATTCACTACACCTATGTACAATCAGATAGTTCCGGGATCCGTCGATTACTTAACCAAGGAAGAAGACCCAGAAGAGGATCCTGAAGAGGACCCAGAAGAAGATCCAGTAGAGGACCCAGAAGAGGACCCAGAAGAAGATCCTGAAGAGGACCCAGAAGAAAATCCTGAAGAAAACCCAGAAGAGGACCCAGAAGAAGAAGTGAGGGAAGATCACATGGAGGTTTCTGAGATGGGTTCTAACGTCTATGACCCAAGAGATGGAGGGGTTATAGACATATCATCCGAGCATGGCCCTGAAGAGTCTCCAGAGTATCACCCGGGTACTTACTATGATGCggacgatgatgatgatgatgctccAACTTGACCGTAGatcatctttcttctttgaaTTCCCTCATAAGTTCCTCAAAAGGTCGTATAACCTATCCCTCTTGTATGCCTTATGGCCACCCTTGTACTTTCATTTCTTCGGCTTCCAACCACCTACATCGTTGTAATAGCCAAACCTTAATCAATGAAGTTATGTTTGCTCCAAATCTAAAATAGGTTTAAATGGATCATTTATTATCAAACTAATTGCAACGTAGGCCTACCTCAGGAAAAATGAGGTTCTATGTTAGGACGCGCTTTGAATGTCGCCGAATTGGCGTATATATGTGTTACATCTACATATTTGTTACAGCTTTCAATATTTCCCAAACTaacatagttttatttttttttgttttcctttctttATTTATCCCCAAAAGAGTACGTTGATTTGTGTCGACTTGCAAACTGGCTGACTCACGATACAACCTTCGATCAAAGAGAAAGATGACTGATAAAGACGACTTCAACGTTGCTGCAAACATAATGATACCTATTGAGAACCCCGAAGGTTCTCGAAATATGATGGACAAccaaaatgaagagaaaatgtCTCACATGGAGCAAGAACTCGAGATCTTGAGGGAAGAATTACGCCAAGTGCGAGACTTGGCCAAACTATCGGCTACCACTTTCCCTACTTTCAAGACACCTATCTACTTCGCAAAAGCTGACATGCCAAATCAGCCAGAACAAACTCAACGCGCCCCTACTCACGGTCAAGTATCACCAATTTCTCCAACCGCAGTCAGAACCGTTCCCGACCTTTCCAACCGCGACCCTACTATACCTACAATGCAACAGATACTTGGGGCACATGTCACCGCTCCCTATGAGCCACATGTTCCACCCGTATATGCCGCTGGGGCTCCAACCTTCACTATACCAGCTGTGGTTAATGTCCTATACGAGGTTGATCAATAtgaagaaatggagaaagaTGCTCGGTTGAAAGAAGATGCGTCGATAAATGCCCAGCTTCAGGGTCTGAGAAAAGCATTAAAAAGCTTACAAGTCACTAGAGGGGCAGAGAGTCTGGATTATGATGATTTGTGCATCCATCCAGACATTGACATGCCAGTAGGGTACAAACCACCGAAATTTGACATGTTCGATGGAAAGGGTGATCCTCACGCACATTTAAGGGCATACTGTGACAAGTTAGTCGGTGTAGGGAGAAATGAGAAGTTGAGGATGAAGTTGTTCATTCGGAGTCTGTCTGGAGAAGCATTAACCTGGTATACCCGCCAAGATCCTCGCAAATGGCGTGACTGGCAGGAAATGGCCGAGGACTTCATGACTCGTTTCAGATTTAACACTGAAATTACTGCTGACAGATTCTCATTGGCCAATATACAGAAGAAGCCATCTGAGAATTTCCAGGAATATGCACGACGTTGGAGAACTGAGGCCGCGAGGGTGCAACCACCACTAGATGAGAGTGAGCTCTCGAAGTACTTTATTCGAGCTCAAGAAGGTATCTACTTTGACAAGATGATGTCAATGATGGGTCAAAAGTTTGCAGAATTGGTCAAGATGGGAGACTTCATAGAGGAAGGTGTTAAATCTGGGAAGATTCAGTCTATGGTCGCATTGCAAGCTGCAAGTAGGGCTATACAATCGGGTTCCATTGGCGGcatcaaaaagaaaagggagGATGTTTCAGCTGTCACTTACCAACCAGGAGGACCATCTCACCGATACCCCAATAATCCCCAAATCGCTGCGCATACTTCATACGTCCCAGTGTATAATACCCAACCACACTATAACACACCCCGAGCACCAGCATACCAAAACCCTCCAAGACCATATGTCCCTGTCCAAGCACCAATTCACCAAAATAGACCAGCATATGCACCGAGACCACGTCCAAATCCTGAAGCTAGAAATGCTCGCGCTTACACACCGATTGCTGAACCCTATGCTCAATTGTTTGAGAGGTTGAGGACAGCGGGAGTGCTGCAACCAGTTGAAGGAAAACTTCCTGATCCAATCCCTCGTAATTTTGATGGGAACAAGAGATGTGCTTACCACTCGGGAGTCCAAGGGCACGACACAGAAGATTGTTATGGTTTGAAGAACCAAATCGAGTCTTTGATCAGGAGAGGAGTAATCAAATGCACTCCAGCACCTCCCAATGTGAACAACAATCCCTTGCCAAATCATGAGAATCGGGAAGTCAACATGGTTACTCTGGATGACGAATATGGGACCCCCGATTATCCAAACATAGATGAAGCGGATGCCATGACGTCTTCGGCGCAACCTGTTATCACTGTTCAACTAAGGGAACCTCTGACTGTCCAAACATATCTCCCAAGAGTTGTAGTGACCACTCTAATTGCTAAGAAGCCTGAGTATGACACCAAAGCAGTCCCTTGGGACTATCGAGCAAGTGCCAAGGGCAAGATGATCGACACTGCCGTGGCTCAAGGGATGACTAGGTCGGGGAGGTGTTATGCCCCAGAGGACCTAAATCAAAGAGTTCTTGGAAAAGAACAGAatccaaagaagaatattacCGATGCTGAAGCCGCAGAGTTTTGGAAGAAGATGCAGTCTAAAGACTATTCGGTTGAAGAACAATTGAAGAAGACGCCATCCCACATATCCATTTGGTCTTTGCTTATGAGTTCTGAAGCTCATAGGAATGCTTTGATGGAGATGTTAAGCGGAGTGATAATTTCAAAAGAGACCACAAGTGAGACCTTAGCTGCAACGAT
It encodes:
- the LOC125852563 gene encoding uncharacterized protein LOC125852563, translating into MTDKDDFNVAANIMIPIENPEGSRNMMDNQNEEKMSHMEQELEILREELRQVRDLAKLSATTFPTFKTPIYFAKADMPNQPEQTQRAPTHGQVSPISPTAVRTVPDLSNRDPTIPTMQQILGAHVTAPYEPHVPPVYAAGAPTFTIPAVVNVLYEVDQYEEMEKDARLKEDASINAQLQGLRKALKSLQVTRGAESLDYDDLCIHPDIDMPVGYKPPKFDMFDGKGDPHAHLRAYCDKLVGVGRNEKLRMKLFIRSLSGEALTWYTRQDPRKWRDWQEMAEDFMTRFRFNTEITADRFSLANIQKKPSENFQEYARRWRTEAARVQPPLDESELSKYFIRAQEGIYFDKMMSMMGQKFAELVKMGDFIEEGVKSGKIQSMVALQAASRAIQSGSIGGIKKKREDVSAVTYQPGGPSHRYPNNPQIAAHTSYVPVYNTQPHYNTPRAPAYQNPPRPYVPVQAPIHQNRPAYAPRPRPNPEARNARAYTPIAEPYAQLFERLRTAGVLQPVEGKLPDPIPRNFDGNKRCAYHSGVQGHDTEDCYGLKNQIESLIRRGVIKCTPAPPNVNNNPLPNHENREVNMVTLDDEYGTPDYPNIDEADAMTSSAQPVITVQLREPLTVQTYLPRVVVTTLIAKKPEYDTKAVPWDYRASAKGKMIDTAVAQGMTRSGRCYAPEDLNQRVLGKEQNPKKNITDAEAAEFWKKMQSKDYSVEEQLKKTPSHISIWSLLMSSEAHRNALMEMLSGVIISKETTSETLAATIGRIVEANKISFHDDELPAEGAGHNKALHIAVKCCDKIVTRVLIDGGSGCNICPFTTLRNLGVNMGDIKESRVKVRAFDGAQRSVIGEIYLTLQVGPGEFPILFQVMDVSSNYNLLLGRPWVHMVRAVPSTLHQCVKFEWGHTEVTIHGELSHPIHSVNSIPITDELDGATFHTLEIMQAIRVNEGAEPEETKLSSAAKMVASEMLKYGYQPKNGLGPKSNGIVEPIQLKHQRGTNGLGYEPSSGIDCHGSSDTIFVPEQSFIPDQAGVDDITEGLGNLFVAMAEEEEGINLNKLTIRDAKPGEILQNWTTSPSLFQPKSW